The Medicago truncatula cultivar Jemalong A17 chromosome 4, MtrunA17r5.0-ANR, whole genome shotgun sequence genome includes a region encoding these proteins:
- the LOC25493092 gene encoding homeobox-DDT domain protein RLT1 isoform X7: MEGEGSSEGESDRKRGGADDGKIAVSTEGQSKPKRQMKTPFQLETLEKAYALDNYPSEPVRIDLSEKLGLTDRQLQMWFCHRRLKDKKESAPKKVVPPRKPVVQPLPDSPVDDHRMGFEHGNEYDSGSGSGSSPGLEPRNAMALSVGYYESPHDEMELKAIACVEDQLGEPLREDAPIIGVEFDPLPPDAFGALIVTERQKRPRLAYDGKIYGRHDVKTDKGDDAKITRDVEGHELEKHDSTRRKNEERVRKEMERQDRERRKEEERLMRERQREEERSKREEKREIERREKYLLKENIKAERIRQKEELRKEKEEERRKAALEKATARKIAKESLELIEDEQLEMMELAASSKGLSSIIRLDFDTLQNIESFRDSLCLFPPESVKLRKPFAIQPWINSEDNVGNLLMVWRFLITFADVLELWPFTLDEFVQAFHDYDSRLLGEIHVALLKVIIKDIEDVARTPCTGLGMNQNGAANSGGGHPEIVEGAYAWGFDIRNWHKHLNQLTWPEIFRQLALSAGYGPQFKKRSITSSRANSKDEGRSSEDIISTLRNGSAAQNALTKMQERGLLGPRRSRHRLTPGTVKFAAYHVLSLEDGKGLNVIELAEKIQKSGLRDLSTSKTPEASISVALTRDAKLFERVAPSTYCVRAAFRKDPADAESILSEARKKIQIFENGFLAEEDAEDVEREESESEVDEDPEVDDLVNPSTVNKTSEPCNDFSSSGKENLGHDGELKDGFDKDLPGFPDNGSKNADCPSGQPVACESLIARNLGEDNIEVDESKSGESWIQGLTEGEYSDLSVEERLNALVVLVGLANEGNLIRVVLEDRLEAANALKKQMLAEAQIDKIRLKDDNVNKSDFPSINGIRVETPITCAAAEGNQSPLLDINICNNNNEESPSKAENKRLAVVGQSLSEKLPSVQDLCIGPDNPQTPLSAQYSKRSRSQLKSFISHLAEEMYIYRSLPLGQDRRHNRYWQFVASASCNDPGSGRIFVEYHDGKWRLIDSEEAFDALLNSLDSRGIRESHLRLMLLKIENIFKENVQKNAKCAKIGNTDEICVKNEAEETDSSPDHHTRSDSPSSTLCGLSSDTSETSASFTIELGKSESDKKASLRRYQDFQKWMWKECYNPSILCAMKYGKKRCKPQVDICDICLNLYCLEDSHCSYCHLTFPSNDGFDFSKHVIQCGDKSSKDISIFESPLPLRTRLLKALLAFIEVSVPPEAFQSVWTEDIRRLWGVKLSRSSSAEELLQMLTLFERALKRDFLSSPFSTTGDLLGMNAMSESAAHTSMDLESVTVLPWVPRTTSAVSLRLFELDTSITYLQLEKPEPCEEKEARFIKLPSRYASVKSTKVVEPVDLDHDEFMKVKSAPLKIVQSSKKRRRLNQDKGRDKKLSKRTSHSKRDNGHHNFEVTENLSQRIKQQGQGSQGQTGGRGPRTIRKRREEKRAVEDLSLGHKAANNSSNIGREQSRILDEDWDDEKASPMRPIQMEAADMSSSSEEIEYDDNAQAVESDDNVEAVEYGQGNWEIGFNGTPNRWNRDLVGMSEEEDVEASEDDNDNGIEGNEEEEEGSEADVMSQGSDRMANRVVKEESLDSSDSEDSFD; encoded by the exons ATGGAAGGTGAAGGTAGTTCGGAGGGAGAGAGTGATCGGAAAAGGGGTGGTGCAGATGATGGCAAAATTGCGGTTTCAACTGAGGGGCAGAGTAAGCCTAAACGACAGATGAAGACACCGTTTCAGCTTGAAACCCTAGAAAAAGCTTATGCTT TGGATAATTACCCTTCAGAGCCGGTGAGGATAGATTTGTCTGAGAAATTGGGGTTGACGGATCGGCAGTTGCAGATGTGGTTCTGTCATAGGAGGTTGAAGGATAAGAAGGAGTCTGCTCCCAAGAAGGTGGTGCCGCCACGGAAGCCGGTGGTTCAGCCTTTGCCGGATTCCCCGGTGGATGATCATAGGATGGGGTTTGAGCATGGTAATGAGTATGACTCAGGGTCGGGTTCAGGTTCGAGTCCGGGGTTGGAGCCACGGAATGCAATGGCACTGAGTGTTGGTTATTATGAGTCCCCACATGATGAAATGGAGCTTAAAGCAATTGCTTGTGTGGAGGATCAGTTAGGTGAACCATTGAGGGAGGATGCACCCATTATAGGAGTTGAGTTTGATCCATTGCCACCGGATGCATTTGGGGCACTAATAG TTACAGAACGCCAGAAGCGACCTCGTCTTGCATACGACGGTAAAATATATGGAAGACATGATGTTAAAACAGACAAA GGTGATGATGCCAAAATTACCAGGGATGTTGAAGGCCATGAGCTCGAAAAACACGATAGCACTAGACGAAAG AATGAGGAGCGAGTGAGGAAAGAAATGGAGAGACAAGATCGTgaaagaagaaaggaagaagagagATTGATGCGTGAGAGACAGCGTGAAGAGGAAAGATCAAAACGAGAGGAAAAACGTGAAATTGAACGAAGGGAAAAGTATCTgctgaaagaaaatataaaa GCTGAGAGAATAAGGCAAAAAGAAGAGCTACGGAAGGAGaaagaggaagagagaagaaaagcTGCCCTTGAGAAGGCAACTGCCCGTAAAATAGCTAAGGAATCCCTGGAACTTATTGAGGATGAACAGCTGGAAATGATGGAGTTAGCTGCCTCGAGCAAGGGGCTTTCCTCTATTATCCGTCTTGATTTTGATACTTTGCAAAATATTGAATCATTTAGGg ATTCATTGTGTCTTTTCCCACCTGAGAGTGTAAAACTAAGAAAACCATTTGCTATCCAACCATGGATCAACTCCGAAGATAATGTTGGAAACCTTCTCATG GTTTGGAGGTTTTTGATTACCTTTGCTGATGTTCTGGAGTTATGGCCTTTTACACTTGATGAGTTTGTGCAAGCATTTCACGATTAT GATTCAAGATTGTTGGGTGAGATACATGTCGCTCTCCTTAAGGTGATAATAAAAGACATTGAAGATGTCGCAAGAACACCTTGTACCGGATTAGGAATGAATCAGAATGGTGCTGCTAATTCTGGAGGTGGCCATCCAGAGATTGTGGAAGGG GCATATGCATGGGGCTTTGACATACGAAATTGGCATAAGCACTTAAATCAATTGACATGGCCAGAAATTTTCCGACAACTAGCTTTGTCTGCAGGATATGGACCACAGTTTAAGAAAAGAAGTATTACATCTTCACGTGCCAATAGTAAAGATGAG GGAAGAAGTTCTGAAGATATCATTTCTACACTTCGAAATGGTTCAGCAGCTCAAAACGCCTTGACAAAAATGCAGGAGAGAGGTCTATTAGGACCTCGAAGATCTAGGCATCGGTTAACTCCTGGAACAGTTAAATTTGCAGCATATCATGTTCTCTCACTAGAGGATGGCAAGGGATTGAATGTAATAGAGCTCGCCGAAAAAATTCAG AAATCTGGTCTTCGGGACCTGTCAACCAGCAAGACACCTGAGGCATCAATTTCTGTTGCTTTGACAAGAGATGCCAAGCTTTTTGAAAGAGTAGCCCCATCAACTTATTGTGTACGTGCTGCATTTAGGAAGGATCCTGCTGATGCTGAGTCCATTCTTTCTGAAGCAAGAAAGAAAATTCAGATCTTTGAAAATGGGTTTCTAGCTGAGGAAGATGCTGAAGATGTTGAAAGAGAAGAGTCAGAAAGTGAAGTTGACGAGGATCCTGAAGTTGATGATTTGGTTAATCCTTCAACTGTTAATAAAACATCTGAACCGTGTAATGATTTCTCCTCAAGTGGAAAAGAAAATCTAGGTCATGATGGAGAACTTAAAGATGGGTTCGATAAGGATCTGCCTGGTTTTCCTGACAATGGTTCCAAGAATGCTGATTGTCCAAGTGGACAACCTGTTGCTTGTGAAAGTCTAATTGCCAGAAATCTAGGTGAAGATAATATAGAAGTTGATGAAAGTAAGTCTGGAGAATCATGGATTCAAGGGCTCACTGAAGGAGAATATTCTGATCTCAGTGTAGAGGAGCGATTAAATGCTCTTGTTGTATTGGTCGGTTTGGCAAATGAAGGAAATTTGATCCGCGTTGTTCTCGAG GATCGTTTGGAGGCAGCAAATGCTCTGAAGAAGCAAATGTTGGCAGAAGCACAGATAGATAAAATTCGCCTGAAAGATGATAATGTTAATAAGTCAGATTTTCCTTCTATCAATGGTATCAGGGTTGAAACACCGATTACATGTGCTGCTGCGGAGGGCAACCAAAGCCCATTGCTTGATATTAATATttgcaataataataatgaggAATCTCCCAGCAAAGCAGAAAATAAAAGACTTGCTGTTGTTGGACAAAGCCTATCTGAAAAGCTCCCGTCAGTTCAAGATCTCTGCATAGGTCCTGATAATCCTCAGACTCCGTTATCTGCACAATATTCAAAACGGTCACGGTCTCAGTTAAAATCTTTTATTTCTCACTTAGCAGAGGAGATGTACATCTATAGATCCTTACCTCTTGGGCAAGATCGCAGACATAATCGATATTGGCAATTTGTTGCATCTGCTTCTTGCAATGACCCTGGCTCGGGCAGGATCTTTGTTGAATATCATGATGGCAAATGGAGGCTTATTGATTCTGAAGAG GCCTTTGATGCACTTCTGAATTCACTGGATTCTCGTGGGATCAGGGAGTCACATTTGCGTCTAATGTTGCTAAAGATTGAGAATatatttaaggaaaatgttCAAAAGAATGCAAAATGTGCCAAAATTGGAAACACAGATGAAATCTGTGTTAAAAATGAAGCAGAGGAAACAGATTCCAGTCCTGATCACCATACTAGATCCGACAGTCCTAGCAGTACTCTTTGTGGTTTGAGCTCTGACACTTCAGAAACTTCGGCATCTTTCACAATTGAGCTTGGAAAAAGTGAGAGCGACAAGAAAGCTTCCTTGAGAAGGTATCAAGATTTTCAAAAATGGATGTGGAAAGAATGCTATAACCCATCAATATTATGTGCAATGAAATATGGGAAAAAAAGATGCAAACCTCAGGTTGACATATGTGATATCTGTCTCAACCTTTATTGCTTGGAAGACTCCCATTGCAGTTATTGCCACCTTACTTTTCCGTCAAATGATGgatttgatttttctaaacATGTAATTCAATGTGGAGACAAGTCATCCAAAGATATTAGTATTTTTGAATCTCCTCTTCCATTACGGACAAGATTGCTTAAGGCCCTGCTGGCTTTTATTGAG GTATCTGTTCCACCTGAAGCATTTCAATCAGTTTGGACAGAAGATATTAGGAGGCTTTGGGGTGTGAAATTGAGCAGATCATCTTCTGCTGAGGAACTTCTACAG ATGTTGACTCTATTTGAGAGAGCACTAAAGCGAGACTTTTTATCATCACCCTTCTCTACAACTGGGGATTTGTTGGGAATGAATGCCATGTCGGAGAGTGCTGCACATACTTCTATGGATCTTGAATCAGTTACTGTTCTTCCATGGGTTCCGCGGACCACTTCAGCTGTGTCTCTCAGACTTTTTGAGCTCGACACATCCATCACCTACTTACAACTAGAGAAACCCGAGCCTTGTGAGGAGAAAGAAGCTAGATTCATA AAGCTTCCTTCAAGATATGCTTCTGTCAAATCAACAAAAGTGGTTGAGCCAGTAGATTTGGACCATGATGAATTTATGAAAGTGAAATCCGCCCCTTTGAAAATTGTGCAAAGCAGCAAAAAACGTCGGCGACTGAATCAGGATAAAGGAAGGGATAAAAAGCTTTCTAAAAGAACGAGTCATTCCAAACGAGATAATGGCCACCACAATTTTGAAGTCACTGAGAATCTAAGTCAAAGAATAAAACAGCAGGGACAAGGATCTCAAGGACAAACAGGTGGACGTGGCCCCCGAACTATTAGGAAAAGGAGAGAGGAGAAGAGGGCTGTTGAAGATTTGTCGCTGGGCCATAAGGCTGCCAATAATAGCTCCAATATTGGTAGAGAACAATCGAGAATCTTGGATGAGGACTGGGATGATGAGAAGGCAAGTCCCATGAGACCCATCCAGATGGAAGCTGCTGACATGAGTAGCAGCAGTGAAGAGATTGAATATGATGACAATGCCCAGGCAGTGGAATCTGATGACAATGTCGAAGCAGTTGAGTACGGTCAAGGAAACTGGGAGATAGGTTTTAATGGTACCCCAAACAGATGGAATAGGGATTTGGTTGGAATGAGTGAAGAAGAAGACGTGGAAGCTTCTGAAGATGACAATGACAATGGCATTGAAGGGAATGAAGAGGAAGAGGAGGGTTCTGAGGCAGATGTTATGAGCCAGGGTTCGGATCGTATGGCAAATAGAGTTGTAAAAGAAGAAAGTTTGGACTCGAGTGACTCCGAAGATTCTTTTGATTAG